The Arachis duranensis cultivar V14167 chromosome 9, aradu.V14167.gnm2.J7QH, whole genome shotgun sequence genomic sequence cattaaattgagaataaaataaaatatataaatttataaagagaataaaaaatagattaatacctaaactataattgtttgaattaaaatttgcaattgaaaatattaaaaaagaaacaatgaaattgaaaaataaatagagtCAGAGagctatataaaataaaatagagaatttaaaatttaccttTTGATAAAGAGAAAATGACCACTAgataaagaatagaaaaaaggttgaaaatatgaaactaagaaGAGggtttaaaagaataaatgaaTGACGCCTGAGATTTCAGAATAGAAGAAGACTAAATTTGATTATGTTAACTAATAGTCAAAATAATAGAAAGATaaaatagatttaaaattttaaacagttGAACTTTGTTTATTTGTAGTGgggttatttaaaatttaaaatggaggcatattttatatatatatatatatatataatttttttttttgttaaaaaatatgaaaggagAGTGGGGGCAAGTGCCCCCTCACAATTATGCATAGGTCCGTGCCTGACAATAAGCCAGGGGGCTAATACAGTAGAATAATGCAGTATATAacataaaattgaaataaaaatggTGCAGGACATGATTATTGTGGAAGGACTAAAGCTAGATGATGTGGCAGCAGGAGTATATTCACTGAGATGCTTGCCTCTCAGGTTGGTTGGCTCTGAGGCATCACCAATACGTTGCATTCTCATGAAATGATCTCGCTCCATCTCAGCTTCCAAATATCTGCAATAAAATATTGGCCATGTAAATGaacaattttacatttttactaTAAGTAAATGCTTGAGGGTTTCAGTCTTAggcttgttcttatttcttacTTCCAAATTATATACCTTGtcgaaaaatataaatggcaaaatAATATGAGTAAAACAAATTTAACTACATTCCGGATAGTGCCTAGTTGAAAAACGAACACAAGACAAGGTTACTTCTTAACTTCTTAAAATACACACGAGATGCATTATATAAACTccaacaagaaaataaattaatgtagTTACATTTTACAAAATGAATTTAGTTAACATGTAATTTTAGGACACATCATAAGattattatacaaaatttagtttttaaaatatttattaaaataaaaaatttattaataataattttaacttattaaaataaagaatgacGGTTCAGTATTCTCAAGAAAGAATGCTTTTAATGAATGTTTGAAAAAGTTACCTCATGTATCTATATAAATAGAGGGACTTAAGCCTCTGATAGAAacacaacaataataacaatattaaACATTTCTcgcgctctctctctctttcacaCTATTCTTCCTCTTGCATACATTTAATATTAACTATATTAATTGATATAGTAGTTCTAGTGAATATTACTACTAGAGTTATCCaattatatttctatattttacatttgttatctctttcttatttatttatttagttattttacaaCATGTTATCAGCAAGAGATTCTGATaaaaattttaggaagactcatgtaacaaatttttattatgtcgaaTTTCTATCATCTTGAATATAATGCTTTTAATATATctagaaataattatttatcatgtatactggatgctgaaatccatcttgattcaatggatttTGAAGATACCATTAAGGTTGAAAGTAATGCattccagaaggataaagccaaggGCATGATTTTCCTTCATCGTCATCTTGacgtatgattgaaaaatgaatatctcacattaaaagatcctgcagatctgtggaaagacattgaagaaaggtacaatcatgtgatacttcctcaaactcgatatgttagagaaaacttttTCGACCTTCCAtacctcgaatgtgctcctgcagtagtagtatcgagaaaaaggatttaaaattttttttgagctAATGTCTTgctttcttgttgctgaacgcaacaatgagttgctctTAAGAAATCATGAAGTGTGCCCAGCTGGCGCCGCTCCATTTTCTAAAGCAAATGCGGCAAATTAtaaccccagaagaggtaaatggcaagattTTGATAACACGAAAAATTatgtaagaaaaagaaattatgttaataagaaaggatctcaccagaagtgggataaagaaagtaACACTGGGCAAAGTAAatcaattgaggataaatgcttccgttgtggtggaaagggccattggtcacatacttgtcgtaccccaaggcaccttgTTGATCTTTATTAAGCATCCTTAAAAAAAAGgatgacaaagaaaaggaaacaaattttgtttcaaataatgaaaattccaccactcattatgatgtatctaatttctttgaggatcttgaaggaaatattggccATTTAATCAATGAtgaaatagtttaatatgtgtatttgttaattattcatgtgaataatttttACTGCCATGTatttctactcattttattattattatttgtctttaaaGAAAAATGGCAAGGACATATCCTGAAGATATTTGCCTCGCGGATAGTACAAGTTCACACACTATTtttaaaagtgatatatattctacccatcttgtgccaaaagaagaatatgttaatactattgttgactcaggcaatgtgatagaaggcttcGGAAgagttataattttgtttcctggaggaacaaaatttataataaataatgcactattatctaccaagtctctgaggaacttgttgagtttcaaggatattcgccgaaatggatatcatattgagacaATGAAAgaggaaaatcatgagtatttatgtatcacaactcatgatttaaataaaaaggttatattagaaaagttaccctcactttcatctgggttgtattatatcaagattagtgcaattgaatcacatgccattgtaaactagaagtttactagcccaaatgattTTATAACTTGGCACGATCGATTGGGTCATCCAgaaacaaccatgatgaggagaattattgaaaactctcatagacattcactaaagaaccagaagattcttaaaactagtaACTTTTATTGTGCTACATGTTCtcagggaaagttaattttaaggccatcaccagtaaaggttggatttgagtcccctgaattccttgaaaggattcaaggtgatatatgtgaacCTATTCATTCActatgtggatcttttagatattttatggtcttGATAGaagcatcttcgagatggtcacatgtgtgcttattgtcctctcgcaacctggcatttgcgagattactggctcaaattattcgattaaaagcacaatttccagaaaatccaaccAAAGCAAtttgtcttgataatgctggtgaatttacttcccaagcttttgatgcttattgtatggctaatggaataagtgttgaacatctagtagcttatgttcacacacaaaatgggttagcagaatcacttattaagcgcctccaattaattgctagacccttctttatgagaacaaatctttCAACCTCGGTTTGGAGGCATGCtgttttacatgccgcagcacttattcgtttgaggccaacgagttaccatcagttctctcctatgcaattagcttttggtcAGTAGCCAAATGtctcccatttaagaatatttggtgtgcgatatatgttcccattgcaccacctaatcgcaccaaaatgggatctaaagaaaattggggatatatgttggatatgattctcctcctacagtgaggtatcttgaaatacaaactggagatgtatttaaagcccggtttgcggattgtcattttgatgaatcaaaatttccaacattagggggagagaataagcttcctaaaaaggaacttaattggaatgcatcatcgttgatgcatttagatcctcgatcagggcaatgtgaactagaagttcaaaagattatacatttgcaaagaataacaaatgaattgcctgatgcattttccgatacaaagaggataaccaaatcttatataccagcggaaaatgtcccaattcgaattgatgtcctagtaggacaaatagccactgaagcaaattcacgccagaaacatggcaggcctgtcggtttcaaagacaaaaatcctcgaaagagaaaagaggtaaatactattcctgttgaaaaagacatagtaaagacacatgcagttgtccaaaattctgatatagttttaacgccagaagacgttcaggtacctaaaaattgtgaaaatgatgagatctcaataaattatgtctttacatgAGAGAAAtaggaccgaaataagacaattgtcaatgaaatatttgcatataatgtggcattgaatatcatgcatgaaagtaaggatcttgagccaagaccagaagatgtaaaacttGTTGGATACcggtgggtatttgtgagaaaacgaaatgagaaaaatgaagttgtgcgctataaagcccgacttgtggcacaaggttttttacaaaggcccggtatagattatgaagaaacgtattctcctgtagtggatgcgataacattgcgttatttggtcaatTTATCTGCATAttataaactgcatatgcatttaatggatgtggtaacaacctatttgtacggctcattagatcatgatatctatatgaaagtccctgaaggattaaaaatatctaaaccatccaatgaacattcgcaagggttatactcagtgcaagttgcaaagatctttatatggtctgaagcaatctggacgaatatggtataatcgtcttactgaatatctggccaaaaacggattcaagaatgatgatatatgcccgtgtgttttcataaagaaatctatatctgggttcattataattgctgtgtacgttgatgatttaaatatcattggaactcctgaagagattccaacaattataaaaactctaaaagaagagtttgaaatgaaagatcttggaaagactaaattttgtctcgacctgcagatcgagcatacaaaaaaatgggatctttatttatcaaacaaaatacacagaaaagatcttgaagagattttatatggataagtcacatccattaagtaccccaatgtTCGTAAGATCTTTAGATgtggaaaaggatcaattctgtcataaagaagagaatgaagatatccttggtcctgaagtaccatatcttagtgctattggagcgctaatgtatcttgctaataatacacgacctgaatatcatttgctgtgaatttactagcaatatatagttcctctccaaccaaaAGATATTGGAATCAAAcagatctttcgatatcttcatggaacggttgatatgggattgttttatccctacggatccaagtcacaactagttggctatgcacaTGCTGACTACTTATCtaatccacataaagggagatctcaaatagGATATTTGTTTACATATGGTGGAACAgttatatcatggaggtccatgaaacagacgattgctgcaacctcctctaatcatgctgaaatactagcaaTTCATGAaactagtcgcgagtgtttttggctcaggagtttgatccaatatattatgtcatcatgtggactgattgaccataagatagctccaattgtcctgtttgaagataatactgcatgcattgctcaacttaagggtggataTATCAAAggcgatagaacaaagcatatttctcccaaatttttcttcactcatgatcttcaaaatcaagggacaattgatgtccaacagatccgctcaagtgacaatctagcagatttatttacaaaatcactcccaaaatcctcctttaaaAGATTGGTACATAAGATTGAGATGCGtcgatttcgagacattaaatgatgtcgacaagagggggagactgtactttTTTCCTTGATCAGGTTTTTTCccattgaatttttcttgacaagatttttaatgaggcagtcccatcacaaaggatattgtactcttttctcttcactaaaaatttttttcccactagatttttctttagtaagattttaacgaggcaataatcctaaatggacATCCAAagagagtgttgtgataaaATTTGAATGCCCATTTATGAAGGGCGATTCAGTATtcttaaaaaatgtttttaataaatatttaaaaaagttaCCTCATATATCTATATAAATAGAGGGCTTAAACCTATGATAAAAacacaacaataataacaatattaaACATTTTTCGCTCTCTCTCTTTCATACTATTCTTCCTCTTGCATACATTTAATATTAACtatattaattgatataatagtTCTAATAAATATTACTAATAGAGTTATCCaattatatttctatattttacatttgttatctcttttttatttatttatttagtttttttacaACATTAACGAATTTAAAATCGTAATATCTAAATATTATAAGAGTCAACATTCTAACTTTGACGGATAGTGTTGGGTGTTAAGTGCGGCAGAACAGTGGGGAGAGAGGAATCGGCCCATCGAAGGAAGAAGCAGCATGGACTCTGTTTTGGTACTTGCGTTTCTGTGCGCAGCACTTTCTCTATGGTACATCGCAGCTGCTGCACCTCCACATGCAGCGGCAGACTTCACCGCTTATCCTACCATCCCCGGCACCGAAGACGTCTCAGTCGCTGGAGCCAACTCCATCCTCATCCCTCCGCGCCGAGAAGTCTACGATGACGGCAGAATCTTCGACATCAGCCACAGGTACGTGCCGGATATGCCGGTTTGGGATTCCAAGGACGGCCTCGGCAACGACTTCCTCTGGCTTCTCAAGAGCATCAAGAACGGTTCCCTCGCTAACAACTCCGCCATGAAGCTCGGCGTTCACACCGGCACTCACGTCGACGCTCCTGGCCACTTCTACGATAATTACTTCGACGCTGGCTTCGATGTCGATACTCTTGACTTACAGGTCCTCAATGGTAACCTCTCCGTTTTCATCGATTTCAATTCTATATACTCTGCAAATTGGGGAAATGGATTTGAAATTGCCATTGAAAGAAGAAATCACAAATCAATAGGCTGATTGTTCTGTTTGTAGGTCTCGCTCTGTTGGTTGATGTTCCTAGGGATAAAAACCTTACCGGTATGTATAAACTCATGGAGTTTTTTGAAAGTTTCTCTGATTCTGCTATTTTACTGTCCATTAAGCAATTTTCATTCATGTGAGATGCTGAATTTCGCAACACAGGAAATTGTGATTTGTTAAAATTCGTCTTAGAAGTTCGGGAGATGCTTTCTCATATGCTATGCAAACCGTTTTCCCGGCatgttttgttttgattttctgCTATAGAAATGCAAACTTATCTTCCCTAACATTTGTTGTATTATATATTGCATATTAATCCTTTTCCAGCTGAAGTTATGAAGTCTTTAGATATCCCCAGAGGTGTTCGCCGTGTGCTATTCAGAACCTTAAATACTGACAGGCAAGTTGTAGAAGTTGCTATGTAGTCACTGCTGTAGGAGCATGTTCTATTTTGGCTGTATACCATAAGCATTGAATCATAGTTCTTgcatatataatttttgttttgtcttGAAAATTATTCTACCAATATAGTGCTTCAATCCAAACAGTCATGTGCGTCGTTCATAAGTGTAAATAGCAAAATATTGTTCTGAGaacagtaaaaaaaaatgagtcTTAATTTCTCATGACTTTGAACGTGACGACAACTGTGTTTTTTTCCTTACGAGGAAGAAATTGTATTCATGTACGGATTACATCTTTTGGTAATTATAATATATCAGTTACACGCCATTATTGGTTTCACATTTTCAGTTGTTATAATATGGCTGTGAGCTAAATTTTTGTTTGTAATGTCAGGCGGCTCATGTTTAAGAAGGAATTTGACACCAGTTATGTGGGATTCAAGGAAGATGGAGCAAAATGGCTTGTGGAGAACACTGACATCAAACTTGTAGGTGAGGGTTAAATCACTTTTGAAGATTTAGATTGCTTCTTCCCAAAAGCATTTCCTTTAATCCTTTATCCCTTTTTTGGCCTCAATGACTGATAGTCACTTCACTAATTCTCTTATCTATTATGCACATGGTAGGGATTGATTATTTGTCAGTTGCTGCTTATGATCACTCAGCTCCATCTCATCTTGTTTTCCTGGAAAGCAGGGTAAGAAGTTATGTGTCTAGCCTCACTGCTAATAAGCTAACTTTATTATTATGGGTCAAAACAAAAAGTGAAGAAAAGCTACAAATAAGATCTTGTTGGCCAAATTTGTCTGACCACAGGATAATTCATAAGCTTCTTATTAATTTCCTTTTGTCATTATCCAATAAGTTGCTAGCATGTTGTTTTTAGTTTCACTGTTACAGAGAATGCAGGGAGCTTAATTAATGAGTTGTATTTTTGGTTATAGCAAATGTGTTAGTGATCAGTATTAGAGAAGCAATGTATTAACAAAGTTGAAATAAATTTGCTTGTGTCCTACAAACCTTGTTTTCCATTATTAGGGTATGATCATATCTTATCTATCCAACTTCCTGTTCTGCCTGGGGAATGTGGCATTTATCTATACATTGTTGATTCATATTCTTATCCTTCCTTATCAAGACACCCTTATCCTTATTAAGTCAAATGCTGATGATGCAGGAGGGAGAAAATGCAGCAGGAAACAAACGGCGTTGGTGGCCACATGGAACATTTTCATGCAACTATGTTGATAGTAATAGGTTGAATAGCCATaatccttttgtttttaattgcGTGTTCGGCTTGGAGTGCTAAATATCGCTAGTCTAGTGTCTGGGGTACATAGTATGtggaacttttttttatttaagagcaGTGTATGTAGAAGTCAATTATCGCGATTAGTcgggaaaagaaaacaaaagaaagaaaattgccCAGGCAAGTCATCATCATAACGTAGTCATGCGCATACATTCTCAATAATTAGACGAACTTCTCTCTTTGTAAAACAATGACATGTATTTATCTTTTGAGCGAAGAATAATATGCCCCCATCTCCCGGAAAAAGGAATCTGAAACATAATGAAAAAACAGTATTCATAATGAAAACAGTATCTCTGCCTGAAACCTTATCTTACTTCCGAGATAATGTTTTCTCTCGTGCCGCCCATTTTGTATATACTATATACATTTTCACGGTTCATGATTTGTCATTTGTTTtgatttcttatctttattatttttataaatggaTATTAAAAGAATATCATTATTCTATAATTCtgcctaattttttttaaacaataattatTCTTTGGTAAATTACCAAATCCTTCACCATAAGTGAGACggattatggaaggaaaaagagATATTTTCTAACAAGCGGTCTCCCTAAGACTGATATTGACGACTGAATTATTCTtgttttttattactaaaaaaaataaaaaaaaattaagacacTAATTAAATCTGTCTAGAGTGAATAGCAGCTTGGCAACTAACAAAGAATGAAGTCTCCATTGGCGTGGCTTGTTGTATGGTGCACCTTGTCCCTCGTAGGTGGTCGGCGAGAGGTGTACGATGATGATATGCGGTTGCGAATAGTGGACATCAGCCACAGGTATCAGGCTGACATGCCGGAGTGGGAATCAGAGGGCGGCATCGGGCAGTTCCTATGGCAGGTTAGTAGCATGAAGAACGGTTCCATGGCCAACGCTTCCCTTATGAAGCTCCCTACTCACACCGGCACCCATGTGGATGCCCCCGGCCACTTCTACGAccactacttctatgcttccttCGACGTTGACTCCCTCGATCTTCATGTCCTCAATGGTTAATTCCTCACAACCCTCCCTTCTTCACCTCTTTCATTTTCTGTTAATTCTTCTATGCCGATTTGTTTAATAGGTCCTGCTCTGTTGATCGATGTTCCAAGACATAGCAATATTACTGGTATGGTATATCTTTAACTGTTACTTACTACTTCATATGTTTCTGGCACTTCTGTGGATTAAGTGAAGCTATGTCTCTCTCTGTGTTGCAGCTCAAGTTATGAAATCGTTGAATATTCCAAGGGGTGTCAATCGTGTGCTCTTTCGAACACTCAATACCGACAGGTAACTGCTCTTAACACAACATTAAGACATTTCACTATTTCAGTACTGCTAAtacttgaattttttattaatctgtTGAAACAGGGGAACACTATAAGCAAAAGATGTATTTATTCCCATTAATGCTGTTCTTAGAGACCTTGATAGCATTTACTTGTTGGTGGAACTCACATGCAGTTAGTAATCTTCATGTGAAATTTATATTTGAGAACCATTAGATGATTTGACAAGTTTGATTAAATCATTATCTAACGGTTTTCAATGATCAATTACACATGAAAAAGACAACTACATGTGAGTCTTTACCTTATTTGTTTCTTATATATTGGTATTTTGATCTCCAAGTCTAATCTATAATGTTAATCTTCTTTCACAATCTTTGGACTTCATTGCATTATTAGGCGGCTCATGTATCAGAAGGAATGTGACTTAAGCTATGTAGGATTTACAGTGGATGGTGCTCAATGGCTAGTGGACAACACTGACATCAAACTTGTAGGTAAGCCGCAAATTGCTTCTCTGCCCCTTAAATTGATTCTTTGACTGTGATTGCTTCGTAGGTATTTTGTACATGTCGTGGAACATAATGAGACAATAAGAAACTAATCATTTAGTCAAGTTGCTCTTGTAATGagttgaataaaagaaaaattcttttttcttaGTTAAGATAGGGCAGCATAATCTTATTTAGTAATGTGAATGCCACGACGTTGATGTGGCATCAttatattatgattatgatGCCACTTATACACTATTTACTCCTAACTGGAAGTGTACTATTACAAAAGAGTCATCCTGAAATTTAACGGATTACTAGAATTTCCGCAGGTTCATTTGCTGTTGACATTCATTTAAGATAATTATGGGGAAGTATATCATTTCTGTCGATTACTCTGAATCTTGACCTCCTTGTACGAGTTCCCTAGTGTGATCTGGATCACTGTGTTCAACTATTTTAgtactttattatttatatgtatCTTAATCATGATCTTAAGTGAATGCTATATCTTATGTTGCCTACTGACGGGCTTTTCTGTGATAAATTTTAGGAGTTGATTACTTATCAGTTGCTGCTTTTGATCACTTGGTTGGATCTCACCTAGTTTTCCTGAAAGACAGGGTAAGATTAAAAGAATAGTCTTTTGTGGTTAATGATTTTGATGTTATGCATATCACTACATGTTAGTTAATTGTTAGCTACCTCTTTCATTCACATATTGTGGGTCAAATATACAAACACAGAAATCTCATTTTGTCCATTTGTCAAACGGAGCTCTTGAAGGTTGTTAAGACCAAGTAACCTTTGTTGTTGATGTTGCCTTTTCTCTATTCTTATTATGAACAATGCTATGATGCACCAAGTTTTAGGAAATGAAATCATCATGAGCATGATATGAACT encodes the following:
- the LOC127739620 gene encoding cyclase-like protein 2 translates to MDSVLVLAFLCAALSLWYIAAAAPPHAAADFTAYPTIPGTEDVSVAGANSILIPPRREVYDDGRIFDISHRYVPDMPVWDSKDGLGNDFLWLLKSIKNGSLANNSAMKLGVHTGTHVDAPGHFYDNYFDAGFDVDTLDLQVLNGLALLVDVPRDKNLTAEVMKSLDIPRGVRRVLFRTLNTDRRLMFKKEFDTSYVGFKEDGAKWLVENTDIKLVGIDYLSVAAYDHSAPSHLVFLESRVRSYVSSLTANKLTLLLWVKTKSEEKLQIRSCWPNLSDHRIIHKLLINFLLSLSNKLLACCF
- the LOC107467330 gene encoding cyclase-like protein 2, translated to MKSPLAWLVVWCTLSLVGGRREVYDDDMRLRIVDISHRYQADMPEWESEGGIGQFLWQVSSMKNGSMANASLMKLPTHTGTHVDAPGHFYDHYFYASFDVDSLDLHVLNGPALLIDVPRHSNITAQVMKSLNIPRGVNRVLFRTLNTDRRLMYQKECDLSYVGFTVDGAQWLVDNTDIKLVGVDYLSVAAFDHLVGSHLVFLKDREIIPVEALKLDDIPAGLYTVHCLPPRLSGAEGSPIRCILIE